Proteins encoded by one window of Bacteroidota bacterium:
- a CDS encoding mechanosensitive ion channel, with product MEMSGWLEHIVNNTLLYHSIIAVVIVVVFTFLSSLVKRTMGWFARKVFSKTETELDDLVVATLQRNVRSMMVIFGLHIGLQEIRKATNAGDVTLLQILGYADTLVYLAGIFVLVRVILGILRVLINWSLDRVSDDASQLKRTLGPLATKIVGLIVGLVAAIIVLDHFDVNIGSLLVSLGVGSLAVALAAQDTLANMIAGFVILADRPFRVGDRIELPTGQVGDVQQIGLRSTLIMNFDSNVIVVPNAELVKGRIVNFAYPHNQMRAIVKVGVAYGTEASRVRSILLDIARNHPDILADPPPDVFLTAMNDSALEFTLIARASDFTKRYKAECDLREQIYEALNKHNIEIPFPQRVVHMKASS from the coding sequence ATGGAAATGTCCGGTTGGTTGGAACATATCGTGAACAACACGCTGCTCTACCACAGCATTATTGCAGTAGTGATTGTTGTAGTGTTTACGTTCCTCTCATCGCTCGTGAAGCGAACGATGGGCTGGTTCGCGCGGAAGGTGTTCTCCAAAACAGAAACTGAACTTGACGACCTGGTCGTTGCGACATTGCAACGGAATGTCAGGTCAATGATGGTCATTTTCGGGCTGCACATCGGGCTTCAGGAGATCCGGAAAGCAACAAATGCGGGCGATGTCACCTTGTTGCAGATTCTCGGCTACGCCGATACACTGGTGTATCTTGCCGGTATCTTCGTTCTTGTCAGAGTGATTCTCGGCATACTCCGTGTGTTGATCAACTGGTCGCTTGACCGCGTGTCGGATGATGCTTCCCAGCTCAAGCGAACGTTAGGTCCGTTGGCGACCAAGATTGTCGGGTTGATTGTGGGGTTGGTGGCGGCGATTATTGTTCTCGACCATTTTGACGTTAACATCGGAAGTCTGCTCGTTTCGCTTGGCGTCGGCTCCCTTGCCGTGGCGCTTGCTGCTCAGGATACACTGGCGAACATGATTGCCGGCTTTGTCATTCTTGCCGACCGGCCGTTCCGCGTGGGCGACCGGATTGAGCTGCCGACGGGGCAGGTTGGCGACGTGCAGCAAATCGGGTTGCGCTCCACATTGATCATGAACTTTGACAGCAACGTGATTGTCGTGCCCAACGCAGAACTCGTCAAGGGCCGTATCGTGAATTTCGCCTATCCGCACAATCAGATGCGGGCGATTGTCAAGGTGGGCGTTGCGTATGGAACAGAAGCGTCGCGTGTGCGGTCGATTCTTCTCGATATTGCCCGAAATCACCCCGATATTCTAGCCGACCCTCCGCCCGATGTATTCTTGACAGCCATGAACGACTCGGCGCTTGAGTTCACCCTGATTGCCCGCGCATCGGATTTTACGAAGCGATACAAAGCTGAATGCGACCTGCGGGAACAAATCTATGAAGCACTCAACAAACACAATATCGAGATTCCGTTTCCTCAGCGTGTCGTTCACATGAAAGCCTCCTCCTGA
- a CDS encoding HAD-IA family hydrolase, with protein MGFNNLIFDFDGTLTDSKHDIAGAQVWVLHQLGVHNVPKEMLFPYIGKTLEETFSTLLPAELHDRIPEAAQMYSDYYRPRSLETTKLFPGVRETLEILHLQGKRMAIASTKKGQGIRRATDHFGITELFVQLQGSDGIPYKPDPFIVNLIITDQQWNANETLMVGDTDNDILAGKNAGVATCAVTYGSLSPEQLRRYNPDYLIDSFPQLLSLV; from the coding sequence ATGGGTTTTAACAATCTCATTTTCGATTTTGACGGAACACTGACCGACTCCAAACACGATATAGCGGGCGCACAAGTGTGGGTGCTGCACCAACTGGGCGTGCACAATGTCCCCAAAGAAATGCTGTTTCCGTACATCGGTAAAACGCTGGAGGAGACGTTCTCCACGCTTCTTCCGGCTGAGTTGCATGATCGCATTCCCGAGGCGGCTCAAATGTACTCCGATTACTACCGGCCCAGATCTCTCGAAACGACAAAGCTCTTTCCGGGTGTTCGTGAGACTCTCGAGATTCTCCATTTGCAGGGAAAGAGAATGGCGATTGCTTCAACCAAAAAGGGACAGGGTATCCGTCGGGCAACCGATCATTTCGGCATCACCGAACTCTTCGTTCAGTTGCAGGGGAGTGACGGCATTCCGTACAAACCCGATCCGTTCATCGTCAATTTGATCATCACCGACCAGCAGTGGAACGCAAACGAAACGTTGATGGTCGGTGATACCGATAATGATATTCTTGCCGGAAAAAACGCCGGCGTTGCCACTTGTGCCGTCACATACGGTTCGCTATCCCCTGAACAACTGCGGCGGTACAATCCCGATTATCTCATCGACAGCTTTCCGCAATTGCTGTCGCTCGTGTAA
- a CDS encoding NUDIX hydrolase: MDLKRLKRDVLYTGKVFDLIVDQVEYPSGNTGVREIARHPGGAVVVPLLDSGMVMMVRQLRYPLGVHVLELPAGKLDKGEDPAAAARRELEEETGWLASSLHKLTSIYTTPGFCDEELHIYLATDLHQAEDGHKREEGELSMTVHFLPLSDAVKMAERGELKDSKTIIGLLLAQRYREREV; the protein is encoded by the coding sequence ATGGATCTGAAACGCCTCAAGCGTGATGTGTTGTATACGGGAAAAGTATTCGACCTGATAGTGGATCAGGTTGAATATCCGTCCGGAAACACGGGTGTCCGGGAAATAGCCCGTCATCCCGGCGGCGCCGTTGTCGTGCCCCTGCTCGATAGCGGAATGGTAATGATGGTGCGCCAGCTTCGCTATCCTCTTGGAGTACACGTGCTGGAATTGCCGGCGGGAAAACTGGACAAGGGCGAGGATCCCGCGGCTGCCGCGCGGCGTGAACTCGAAGAGGAGACCGGCTGGCTTGCTTCATCGCTGCACAAGCTGACATCCATCTATACTACGCCGGGATTCTGTGATGAAGAGCTGCATATTTATCTTGCCACGGATTTGCATCAGGCCGAAGACGGGCACAAGCGCGAGGAGGGCGAGCTTTCCATGACAGTTCATTTCCTTCCTCTTTCAGATGCCGTGAAGATGGCGGAACGCGGCGAACTGAAAGATAGCAAAACCATCATCGGGTTGTTGCTTGCCCAACGATATCGTGAACGGGAGGTATAG